A genomic window from Agrobacterium tumefaciens includes:
- a CDS encoding putative bifunctional diguanylate cyclase/phosphodiesterase encodes MRKLVAVIICCFVLATGYIAFVIAERQTALQKFARYNDSWAVSQTVAEYLRLQNKLAVFALSPGKLDRDELQLRLDIMLSRLELLKQGNLGAFINEKQQWRELVAQLDAVLARLEQQMNSLEPADVPDLLSSMSALDAPMTTLASSSVAYDVNLIDTAHEDVRKLHIVYTALAGGLILCGIALVILLLRQNDLLNRAQKSMRGLTDDLRAATLELQAKNVRLEHDAYHDALTGLPNRSLFRQELIERLRRSFGGTGTTAILLLDLDGFKDVNDTLGHDAGDALLQAVAQRLSAIGGDYDMVCRLGGDEFAVVSDDLNEDTARRLASKLIDQISRTYQLGEQEVKIGTCIGIAISHGTVDADELFKRADLALYEAKAIGPGRASVFKVRMQKQLTEKKSFEADLQTALQNDEMEVYYQPQVATQTRKLCGFEALLRWKHPVRGDVPPSVFIPVAERTGLIHSLGKWVMETACREAMGWDEDMKVAVNLSPVQFHSTNLIQNVMGALQKSGLEPSRLELEITESILLNKSDQTINTLTRLKDVGIKIAMDDFGTGYSSLANLRGVPFDKIKIDRSFLRDITSDRDALAIVEFVVGVGRSLRMTTIAEGIETEEQYECVRRLGCDQVQGYLISRPLPAKELVFWSSV; translated from the coding sequence TTGCGAAAACTTGTGGCGGTGATCATCTGTTGCTTCGTCCTGGCAACGGGCTATATCGCTTTCGTCATTGCCGAGCGGCAAACCGCTCTGCAGAAGTTTGCCCGCTATAACGATTCGTGGGCTGTCAGCCAGACCGTGGCGGAATATCTTCGTCTTCAGAATAAGCTCGCCGTATTCGCGCTGAGCCCGGGCAAGCTCGACCGGGACGAACTGCAGCTGCGTCTGGACATCATGCTCAGCCGCCTGGAGCTTTTGAAGCAGGGTAATCTGGGGGCTTTCATCAATGAAAAACAGCAGTGGCGGGAACTCGTAGCCCAGCTTGACGCCGTTCTGGCGCGCCTGGAACAGCAGATGAACAGTCTGGAACCGGCGGATGTTCCGGATCTGCTCTCGTCCATGAGCGCGCTCGATGCGCCGATGACGACACTGGCCTCGTCATCAGTGGCCTATGATGTCAATCTCATCGATACGGCCCATGAGGATGTGCGCAAGCTGCACATCGTCTATACCGCGTTGGCGGGTGGCCTCATCCTGTGCGGCATCGCGCTGGTCATATTGCTGCTTCGTCAGAATGACCTGCTGAACCGGGCGCAGAAGAGCATGCGCGGCCTGACGGACGATCTGCGCGCCGCAACGCTGGAGCTGCAGGCGAAAAATGTGCGGCTGGAGCATGACGCCTATCACGACGCGCTGACGGGGTTGCCCAACCGGTCCCTGTTCCGCCAGGAACTGATCGAGAGGTTGCGCCGATCCTTTGGCGGCACAGGAACGACAGCGATCCTTCTGCTTGATCTCGACGGATTCAAGGACGTCAACGATACGCTTGGCCACGATGCGGGAGACGCGTTGCTCCAGGCTGTGGCGCAGCGGCTTTCGGCTATCGGCGGAGATTACGACATGGTGTGCCGGCTGGGCGGCGACGAATTCGCCGTGGTGTCCGATGATCTTAACGAGGACACGGCTCGCCGCCTTGCCTCCAAGCTCATCGACCAGATCAGTCGCACCTACCAGCTTGGCGAGCAGGAAGTCAAAATCGGCACCTGCATCGGCATCGCCATATCGCATGGCACAGTCGATGCGGATGAATTGTTCAAGCGCGCGGATCTGGCGCTTTATGAGGCGAAAGCCATCGGCCCGGGCCGGGCGAGTGTTTTCAAGGTCCGTATGCAGAAGCAGCTGACCGAAAAGAAATCCTTCGAGGCCGATCTGCAGACCGCACTGCAGAACGATGAGATGGAAGTCTATTACCAGCCGCAGGTGGCGACGCAGACACGCAAGCTCTGCGGTTTCGAAGCACTTCTGCGCTGGAAGCATCCTGTACGGGGGGATGTGCCGCCCAGCGTGTTCATTCCCGTTGCGGAACGAACCGGCCTTATTCATTCGCTCGGGAAATGGGTGATGGAGACAGCCTGCCGTGAGGCGATGGGCTGGGACGAGGACATGAAAGTGGCGGTCAATCTGTCGCCGGTTCAGTTTCACAGCACCAACCTCATCCAGAACGTCATGGGTGCTCTTCAAAAAAGCGGTCTGGAGCCGAGCCGGCTTGAGCTTGAGATCACCGAATCGATCCTGCTGAACAAGAGCGACCAGACGATCAATACGCTGACCCGGCTGAAGGATGTCGGCATCAAGATCGCCATGGATGATTTTGGCACAGGTTATTCCTCGCTCGCGAATTTGCGCGGCGTACCCTTCGACAAGATCAAGATCGACCGGTCCTTCCTGCGCGATATTACCAGCGATCGCGACGCGCTGGCGATCGTCGAATTTGTGGTCGGGGTGGGACGCAGTCTGCGGATGACCACGATTGCCGAAGGCATCGAGACGGAAGAGCAATATGAATGCGTCAGACGTTTGGGTTGCGATCAGGTGCAGGGTTATCTGATCAGCAGGCCGTTGCCGGCCAAGGAACTGGTGTTCTGGAGTTCCGTCTGA
- a CDS encoding oxidoreductase, with protein sequence MSFARVLLSAFLSLVWLSCAQAGTIAKPQGKPILTISGKITNTNADGAAQFDRDMLEALGMVTVETTTPWHDGRVRFDGVSLAKLMEVVGATGTSITAVALNDYVSTIPVEDFKKFNVILAIKLDGNYMTVREKGPLFVIYPYDSDPELQKQTYYSRSAWQVAKLIVE encoded by the coding sequence ATGAGTTTCGCCCGGGTACTTCTCAGTGCGTTCTTGTCGCTCGTGTGGCTTTCCTGTGCCCAAGCCGGGACGATTGCCAAACCGCAAGGCAAGCCGATATTAACCATATCTGGAAAGATCACCAATACGAACGCCGACGGTGCCGCGCAGTTCGATCGCGACATGCTGGAGGCGCTCGGCATGGTGACGGTGGAGACGACGACGCCATGGCACGATGGTCGCGTCCGTTTCGACGGTGTTTCGCTGGCAAAATTGATGGAGGTCGTCGGTGCGACAGGCACCAGCATCACGGCGGTCGCTCTCAATGATTATGTCAGCACGATACCGGTTGAGGATTTTAAGAAATTTAACGTTATTCTGGCGATCAAACTGGATGGCAACTACATGACGGTTCGAGAAAAGGGTCCGTTGTTCGTCATCTACCCCTATGACAGCGACCCGGAATTGCAGAAGCAGACCTATTATTCGCGGTCCGCGTGGCAAGTCGCCAAATTGATAGTGGAATAA
- a CDS encoding NAD-dependent succinate-semialdehyde dehydrogenase: MHTYPDIKLLIDGEWRDAVSGKTIAVSDPATDEIIGAIAHAEKEDLDLALAAADRGFKVWRDTSPFERSKIMRKAADILRERKDKIAYVMTREQGKPLAQSATEIMGAADTIDWFAEEARRTYGQVIPARATGVSQLAIKLPVGPVAAFTPWNFPINQIVRKLSAALATGCSIIVKAPEETPASPAELIRAFVDAGVPAGVIGLVYGVPSEISEYLIPHPIIRKISFTGSTPIGKHLAALAGKHMKRATMELGGHAPVMIFNDADIEKAIEVTSLSKFRNAGQVCVAPTRFLVQDGVADRFLEGFVEAAKAVKVGNGLEDGVIMGPLANERRIPALEGLISDAVSHGGELKTGGRRIGNKGNFFEPTVLANVPTTAKIMNDEPFGPVAIINRFSSFDDAVAEANRLPFGLASYAFTGSVKTAHALGHQVEAGMLTINHNGLALPEVPFGGIKDSGYGTEGGSEAVQAYLETRFISQMS; encoded by the coding sequence ATGCACACCTATCCCGACATCAAACTTCTCATTGATGGCGAATGGCGAGACGCCGTTTCCGGCAAGACGATCGCCGTGTCCGATCCGGCAACCGACGAGATCATCGGCGCGATCGCCCACGCAGAGAAAGAAGACCTCGATCTGGCACTTGCCGCCGCTGACCGTGGCTTCAAGGTGTGGCGCGACACCTCACCCTTCGAGCGTTCGAAGATCATGCGCAAGGCCGCGGATATCCTGCGCGAGCGCAAGGACAAGATCGCCTATGTGATGACCCGCGAGCAGGGCAAACCGCTGGCGCAATCCGCTACCGAAATCATGGGGGCCGCCGATACCATCGACTGGTTCGCCGAAGAAGCACGCCGCACCTATGGCCAGGTCATTCCCGCGCGTGCGACCGGCGTTTCGCAGCTTGCCATCAAGCTGCCAGTCGGTCCCGTTGCGGCGTTTACGCCCTGGAACTTCCCGATCAACCAGATCGTCCGCAAGCTTTCCGCAGCGCTTGCCACCGGCTGCTCCATCATCGTCAAGGCGCCGGAGGAAACCCCTGCCTCGCCGGCGGAGCTGATCCGTGCTTTCGTGGATGCCGGCGTACCGGCTGGCGTCATCGGCCTCGTTTACGGCGTTCCATCAGAGATTTCGGAATATCTGATCCCGCATCCGATCATCCGCAAGATTTCCTTCACCGGCTCCACCCCGATCGGCAAGCACCTCGCGGCGCTGGCCGGCAAGCACATGAAGCGCGCCACGATGGAACTCGGTGGCCATGCGCCGGTGATGATCTTTAACGACGCCGATATCGAAAAGGCGATTGAGGTGACTTCGCTTTCGAAGTTTCGCAATGCCGGTCAGGTCTGTGTCGCTCCCACCCGCTTCCTCGTGCAGGACGGCGTGGCGGACCGTTTCCTTGAAGGTTTCGTGGAAGCCGCCAAGGCGGTGAAGGTCGGCAACGGCCTGGAAGACGGTGTCATCATGGGTCCGCTCGCCAATGAGCGGCGTATTCCGGCGCTGGAAGGCCTCATCAGTGATGCGGTTTCCCATGGCGGCGAATTGAAGACCGGCGGCCGCCGCATCGGTAACAAAGGCAATTTCTTCGAACCGACGGTTCTCGCCAACGTGCCGACCACCGCCAAGATCATGAATGACGAGCCCTTCGGCCCGGTCGCGATCATCAACCGCTTCTCGAGCTTCGATGATGCGGTTGCCGAAGCGAACCGCCTGCCTTTCGGTCTTGCATCTTATGCCTTCACCGGTTCGGTCAAGACCGCGCATGCGCTCGGTCATCAGGTTGAGGCCGGCATGCTGACCATCAACCATAACGGCCTTGCGCTTCCCGAAGTCCCCTTCGGCGGCATCAAGGATTCCGGTTACGGCACGGAAGGCGGCTCGGAAGCGGTCCAGGCCTATCTGGAGACCCGCTTCATCAGCCAGATGAGCTGA
- a CDS encoding DNA alkylation repair protein — protein sequence MSDTAAPALKEIFNREKLRHIADQTKAVHPPFDVSAFMTLATTNLEALGIMQRMRQVATSLHATLPGDYARNIEILTAAAPGIGNGFASISLPEYVALYGLDDFDLSMQALQYFTRFGSSEFAIRHFLQRDMARTLAVMETWSRHENEHVRRLASEGCRPRLPWSFQLKPLIDDPSPVTAILETMKADEALYVRKSVANHLNDITKDNPAFVLALIDTWPKDNPHTRWIMRQALRTLIKKGDAAALSHLGAHEEAQIALAAFQVSPEKIALGNPVRISASFTSTAKSSQKLVIDYAVHYVKKSGDASAKVFKWKEIELQPGETCALSISRAMRDFTTRKHYAGVHKVDLMVNGRLVAEASFELLI from the coding sequence ATGAGCGACACGGCGGCACCGGCATTGAAGGAAATCTTCAACCGCGAAAAATTGCGACATATTGCCGATCAGACGAAGGCCGTTCATCCACCATTTGACGTTTCCGCCTTCATGACGCTCGCAACGACAAATCTCGAGGCCCTCGGCATCATGCAGCGCATGCGGCAAGTGGCGACCAGCCTGCATGCCACATTGCCCGGCGACTATGCCCGCAATATCGAAATCCTGACCGCTGCAGCGCCCGGCATCGGCAACGGTTTCGCCTCCATTTCGCTGCCGGAATATGTGGCGCTTTACGGCCTCGATGATTTCGATCTTTCCATGCAGGCGCTGCAATATTTCACCCGTTTCGGCTCCTCTGAATTCGCCATCCGGCATTTTCTGCAAAGGGACATGGCCCGCACCCTTGCCGTGATGGAAACATGGTCCCGGCACGAGAACGAGCATGTGCGACGGCTGGCGAGCGAAGGCTGCCGGCCCCGCCTGCCCTGGTCTTTCCAGCTCAAACCCTTGATCGACGATCCGTCACCGGTCACGGCGATCCTTGAGACCATGAAAGCCGATGAGGCGCTTTACGTGCGCAAATCCGTTGCCAATCACCTGAATGACATCACCAAGGACAATCCCGCCTTCGTGCTGGCGCTGATCGATACATGGCCGAAAGACAATCCGCATACGCGCTGGATCATGCGACAAGCCCTGCGTACGCTGATCAAGAAAGGAGATGCAGCCGCACTTTCCCATCTTGGCGCGCATGAGGAAGCGCAGATCGCGCTTGCCGCGTTTCAGGTCTCACCGGAAAAGATCGCTCTCGGCAATCCCGTGCGGATTTCGGCCTCCTTCACCTCCACGGCAAAGAGCTCACAGAAACTGGTGATCGATTACGCCGTACATTACGTCAAGAAGAGCGGCGACGCCTCGGCGAAAGTCTTCAAGTGGAAGGAAATAGAACTTCAGCCGGGCGAAACATGCGCGCTGTCGATCAGCCGCGCCATGCGCGACTTTACCACCCGCAAGCACTATGCCGGTGTCCACAAGGTCGATCTCATGGTCAATGGCAGGCTGGTAGCCGAGGCCTCTTTCGAGCTCCTGATCTAA
- a CDS encoding sulfate/molybdate ABC transporter ATP-binding protein, which translates to MKIRLENVVKTFDTFRAVRDVSLDIESGELLALLGPSGSGKTTILRMVAGLEYTDGGRIFFGDEDATNIPVRDRGVGFVFQHYALFPHMTLHENIAFGMKVSKVKRDKAAIDARVRELLSLVKLDGLGERFPAQISGGQRQRVALARALSVDPKVLLLDEPFGALDANVRRDLRRWLREIHDALGITTIFVTHDQEEALDLADRVVILNQGEIVQQGTPKEVCRQPNSSFVMRFLGDANRVSGVARGGKVYVGENELPFSYAQGDGAVDIYARPGDLEWEDLHEGIPASVARVLDRAGERRVIASTDGGDLLEFDVPPENDVAAGDRGSVIIRRAKIFPAA; encoded by the coding sequence ATGAAAATCCGCCTCGAAAACGTGGTGAAGACCTTCGATACGTTCCGCGCGGTGCGCGATGTTTCGCTGGATATCGAAAGCGGCGAGCTTCTTGCGCTGCTCGGGCCTTCCGGCTCCGGCAAGACGACGATTTTGCGCATGGTCGCCGGTCTCGAATATACCGATGGCGGCCGTATCTTCTTCGGAGATGAAGACGCCACCAATATTCCGGTGCGTGATCGCGGCGTTGGTTTCGTATTCCAGCACTATGCGTTGTTCCCGCATATGACGCTGCACGAAAACATTGCTTTCGGCATGAAGGTTTCGAAGGTCAAGCGCGACAAAGCGGCGATCGATGCCCGGGTCAGGGAGCTTCTGAGCCTGGTCAAGCTCGATGGCCTCGGCGAGCGTTTTCCGGCGCAGATTTCTGGCGGACAGCGCCAGCGTGTGGCTCTGGCGCGTGCGCTTTCGGTCGATCCGAAGGTGCTTCTGCTCGATGAGCCTTTCGGCGCGCTGGATGCCAATGTGCGCCGCGACCTGCGCCGCTGGCTGCGTGAAATTCACGATGCACTGGGCATCACCACAATTTTCGTGACGCATGATCAGGAAGAGGCGCTTGATCTCGCCGACCGCGTTGTCATTCTCAATCAGGGCGAGATCGTGCAGCAGGGCACGCCGAAAGAGGTGTGCCGCCAGCCCAATAGTTCGTTCGTCATGCGTTTTCTCGGCGATGCCAACCGGGTGTCCGGCGTGGCGCGCGGCGGCAAGGTTTATGTCGGTGAAAACGAACTCCCTTTCTCTTATGCGCAAGGGGACGGCGCGGTCGATATTTATGCCCGTCCCGGCGATCTCGAATGGGAAGACCTGCATGAAGGCATTCCTGCTTCGGTGGCGCGGGTTCTCGACCGGGCGGGCGAGCGCCGGGTGATCGCCAGCACCGATGGCGGCGATCTGCTGGAATTCGACGTGCCGCCGGAAAACGATGTTGCCGCCGGTGACCGTGGTTCCGTCATCATCCGCCGGGCAAAGATTTTCCCGGCGGCGTGA
- the cysW gene encoding sulfate ABC transporter permease subunit CysW, with amino-acid sequence MSAFSQHRKPPRVGDANWVRRSLIALVLVIGALLVVAPLIIIGVEAFSQGWKVYSATITHPDTRHAIMLTVLTALIAVPVNTAFGVAAAWAITKFDFPGRRFLLVLIEIPFSISPIVAGVAYLFVYGLQGLFGPFLDAHDIKILFALPGIVIASMFVTAPFVARELIPLMQAQGRDLEEAATSLGASGWRTFFSVTLPNIKWALLYGVVLCNARVMGEFGAVSVVSGNIRGQTNTLPLHIELLYHDYQTAGAFASASILALLAVVTIIAKVALERRGAGRGAKKTNGDAAIATET; translated from the coding sequence ATGAGCGCCTTTTCCCAACACCGCAAGCCGCCGCGCGTCGGAGATGCAAACTGGGTTCGCCGCAGCCTGATCGCCTTAGTGCTGGTCATCGGCGCTTTGCTGGTTGTCGCACCGCTGATCATTATCGGCGTCGAGGCTTTTTCGCAGGGCTGGAAGGTCTATTCAGCCACCATCACCCATCCCGATACCCGCCACGCCATCATGTTGACGGTGCTGACGGCGCTGATCGCCGTGCCCGTCAATACGGCCTTCGGCGTTGCGGCTGCCTGGGCCATCACCAAATTCGATTTCCCCGGCCGGCGCTTCCTGCTGGTGCTGATCGAAATACCCTTCTCCATCTCGCCGATCGTTGCGGGCGTCGCCTATCTCTTCGTTTACGGATTGCAGGGCCTGTTCGGGCCGTTCCTCGATGCGCATGACATCAAGATACTCTTTGCGCTGCCCGGCATCGTCATCGCCTCCATGTTCGTCACCGCACCTTTCGTGGCGCGTGAACTCATTCCCTTGATGCAGGCGCAGGGACGAGATCTGGAAGAGGCGGCAACCTCGCTTGGCGCCTCCGGCTGGCGCACCTTCTTTTCGGTGACGCTGCCGAATATCAAATGGGCGCTGCTTTATGGCGTCGTTCTGTGCAATGCCCGCGTGATGGGTGAGTTCGGCGCGGTGTCGGTCGTTTCTGGCAACATTCGCGGCCAGACCAACACGCTGCCGCTGCATATCGAGCTGCTCTACCACGATTACCAGACGGCCGGCGCCTTCGCGTCAGCCTCCATCCTCGCCTTGCTTGCCGTCGTCACCATCATCGCCAAGGTGGCGCTGGAACGGCGTGGTGCCGGGCGCGGAGCCAAGAAGACCAACGGCGATGCCGCCATCGCCACGGAGACCTGA
- the cysT gene encoding sulfate ABC transporter permease subunit CysT: MKRNVLPGLKLSLGVTLTYVAIIVLLPLSALVFKAASLGPAEYWAIISSPRAVASYRVTVLCALAATLFNVIFGLALAWVLTRYRFPGWRLVDAIVDLPFALPTAVAGIALTTLFAGNGWFGSLLAPLGIKVAYTPLGIMVAMAFTSLPFIVRTVQPVLEDLDPALEEAAQSLGGSDLEIFRKVILPLLTPALLAGLSLSFARSLGEFGAIIFIAGNQPFSTEITALLIFIRLEEYDYQAAAAIASVLLITAFVMLAVTNYLQTRALRYTVRS; this comes from the coding sequence TTGAAGCGGAATGTTCTGCCGGGGCTAAAATTGTCCCTTGGCGTTACCCTGACTTACGTTGCCATCATCGTGCTCCTGCCACTCTCGGCGCTGGTATTCAAGGCGGCAAGCCTTGGGCCGGCCGAATATTGGGCGATCATTTCTTCGCCGCGCGCCGTTGCCAGTTATCGCGTCACCGTGCTCTGCGCGCTGGCCGCCACGTTGTTCAATGTCATTTTCGGGCTGGCACTCGCCTGGGTGCTGACGCGTTACCGCTTTCCCGGCTGGCGTCTCGTGGATGCCATTGTCGATCTTCCCTTTGCGCTGCCCACCGCCGTTGCCGGCATTGCGTTGACGACGCTGTTTGCGGGCAATGGCTGGTTCGGTTCGCTGCTGGCGCCGCTCGGCATCAAGGTGGCCTATACGCCACTTGGCATCATGGTGGCGATGGCCTTTACCAGCCTGCCCTTCATCGTGCGCACCGTGCAGCCGGTGCTGGAAGATCTCGATCCGGCGCTGGAGGAAGCGGCGCAATCGCTTGGTGGTTCTGATCTGGAAATCTTCCGCAAGGTCATCCTGCCGCTTTTGACGCCCGCTCTTCTGGCCGGTCTGTCGCTTTCCTTCGCCCGCAGCCTCGGTGAATTCGGAGCGATCATCTTCATTGCCGGCAACCAGCCTTTTTCGACGGAGATCACCGCGCTGCTGATCTTCATCCGGCTTGAGGAATATGATTATCAGGCCGCCGCCGCCATCGCCTCCGTGCTGCTCATCACCGCTTTCGTAATGCTGGCCGTGACCAATTATCTGCAGACACGGGCGTTGCGCTACACGGTGAGGAGCTAG
- the cysP gene encoding thiosulfate ABC transporter substrate-binding protein CysP, whose product MKRLLIIGTAIAALFAGAAQAQSPTTILNASYDVAREVFAAENEAFIKQHPGVTVDQSHAGTSKQARAIVEGLEADVVTFNQVTDVDFLVKQGFVSADWQKDFPNDASPFYSFPSFLVRAGNPKGIKDWDDLARDDVKVVFPNPKTSGNARYTYLAATAYAKEKFNGDEKKVQEFVKKIFDNTPVFDTGGRAATTTFVEREIGDVLITFEAETRGIAKQYGKDKVEGVVPSVSLLAEFPVAVVDKVADKRGSRELAKSYLDFLYTEEGQRIAAQFGHRVHDEKVVGEFKGDFPAIRLVNVNDVFGGWDKIQKEHFASGATLDTLYGSR is encoded by the coding sequence ATGAAACGACTTCTCATTATCGGCACTGCCATTGCCGCCCTTTTTGCAGGCGCGGCGCAGGCGCAGTCTCCGACCACTATTCTTAACGCCTCCTACGATGTCGCCCGCGAGGTTTTTGCCGCTGAGAACGAGGCTTTCATCAAGCAGCACCCGGGCGTCACTGTCGATCAGTCGCATGCCGGCACCTCCAAACAGGCGCGCGCCATTGTTGAGGGTCTGGAAGCTGATGTCGTCACCTTCAACCAGGTGACCGACGTTGATTTTCTGGTGAAGCAGGGTTTTGTCTCCGCCGACTGGCAGAAGGATTTCCCGAACGACGCGTCGCCGTTCTATTCCTTTCCGTCCTTCCTCGTGCGGGCCGGCAATCCCAAGGGCATCAAGGATTGGGACGACCTCGCCCGTGACGACGTGAAGGTCGTTTTCCCCAATCCGAAAACCTCTGGCAACGCCCGGTACACCTATCTCGCCGCCACGGCTTACGCCAAGGAGAAGTTCAACGGCGACGAGAAGAAGGTCCAGGAATTCGTCAAGAAAATCTTCGACAACACCCCGGTTTTCGACACGGGCGGCCGTGCCGCCACCACCACTTTCGTCGAGCGTGAAATCGGCGACGTGCTGATCACTTTTGAGGCCGAGACCCGTGGCATTGCCAAGCAATATGGCAAGGACAAGGTTGAGGGCGTCGTGCCTTCCGTCAGCCTGCTGGCAGAATTCCCGGTGGCGGTGGTGGACAAGGTGGCCGACAAGCGCGGTTCGCGTGAACTGGCCAAGAGCTACCTTGATTTCCTCTATACGGAAGAAGGCCAGCGCATTGCGGCGCAGTTCGGCCACCGCGTGCACGATGAAAAAGTCGTCGGCGAATTCAAGGGTGACTTTCCGGCCATTCGCCTCGTCAACGTCAACGACGTGTTCGGCGGCTGGGATAAAATCCAGAAAGAGCATTTTGCATCCGGCGCGACGCTTGATACGCTCTACGGCAGCCGCTAA
- a CDS encoding enoyl-CoA hydratase/isomerase family protein — MELRTEAEVQVIVEKRQGAGIISLNRPKAINSLTLPMVRALFQALQRFEDDAGISCVVLTGEGEKGLCAGGDVRVIHDLGKAGDPQVLDFWREEFPLNYRIARFGKPYVAFMDGIVMGGGVGISAHGSHRIVTERTRLAMPETGIGYFPDVGGSWLLPKAPGECGTWLGLTGNAVTAADAIYAGFADYFVPSDRLEALMQDLSQTTDVEGVEAAIAAYAIDGGEGVLAANRDIIDATFRFDTVEEIFAALSTRDDAFSRETLEVLQKRSPTSLKLTLKLLRLGRESASLIECLEREFAAGTEILRQHDFYEGVRAALVDKDRNPRWRPARLDEVREEDISRYLVDHSGNLFPEHRL, encoded by the coding sequence TTGGAACTGAGAACCGAAGCGGAGGTGCAGGTCATCGTCGAGAAACGGCAAGGCGCCGGCATCATCAGCCTCAACCGTCCGAAAGCCATCAATAGCCTGACATTGCCGATGGTGCGTGCCCTGTTTCAAGCGCTTCAGCGTTTTGAGGACGATGCCGGCATTTCCTGCGTCGTGCTGACGGGGGAGGGCGAAAAAGGGCTCTGCGCCGGCGGCGATGTCCGCGTCATTCACGACCTCGGCAAGGCGGGCGACCCGCAGGTGCTTGATTTCTGGCGGGAAGAATTCCCGCTTAACTATCGGATCGCCCGTTTTGGCAAACCCTATGTGGCGTTCATGGATGGCATCGTCATGGGTGGCGGCGTTGGCATTTCCGCTCATGGCAGCCACCGCATCGTCACCGAGCGCACAAGGCTCGCCATGCCGGAAACGGGCATTGGTTATTTCCCTGATGTCGGCGGTTCCTGGCTTTTGCCGAAGGCGCCGGGCGAATGCGGCACGTGGCTCGGGCTAACCGGCAACGCCGTTACCGCTGCCGACGCGATCTATGCCGGGTTTGCCGATTATTTCGTCCCTTCGGACCGTCTCGAAGCTCTGATGCAGGATCTGTCGCAAACGACGGATGTCGAAGGCGTGGAGGCAGCGATAGCGGCCTATGCCATTGATGGGGGTGAAGGCGTACTGGCTGCAAACCGGGATATCATCGATGCGACATTCCGTTTCGATACGGTCGAGGAAATTTTCGCAGCGCTCTCGACGCGGGATGATGCCTTTTCGCGAGAAACACTTGAGGTTCTGCAAAAACGCTCTCCCACCAGCCTGAAATTGACACTGAAGCTTCTGCGACTTGGCCGCGAAAGCGCGAGCCTGATCGAGTGCCTGGAACGGGAGTTTGCCGCCGGCACCGAGATATTGCGCCAGCATGATTTTTACGAAGGCGTGCGTGCAGCCTTGGTCGACAAGGACCGCAACCCCCGCTGGCGACCTGCGCGGCTGGATGAAGTGCGGGAGGAGGATATTTCACGCTACCTAGTCGATCATTCCGGCAATCTGTTTCCCGAACATCGTCTCTAG
- a CDS encoding DUF2934 domain-containing protein, with protein sequence MQVSENEWISKRAYTLWEKEGHPHGRDAEHWEQAKHEFSLLKTSEATKPAQRKKAAPKAVSADAAAPDAEAPAKPKARARKAVAAK encoded by the coding sequence ATGCAGGTTTCGGAAAACGAGTGGATCAGCAAACGCGCCTATACACTCTGGGAAAAGGAAGGCCACCCCCACGGCCGCGATGCGGAACATTGGGAGCAGGCAAAACATGAATTTTCACTTCTGAAGACATCGGAAGCGACGAAACCAGCGCAGCGCAAGAAGGCAGCTCCCAAAGCCGTCTCCGCTGATGCGGCGGCACCGGATGCAGAAGCCCCGGCGAAACCCAAAGCCCGCGCTCGCAAGGCTGTCGCTGCGAAATAA